The Nitrosospira multiformis ATCC 25196 region TCGGCTGGGCGGCTAAAGGTCTGGGCCAGAAGATTGGTGATATGCTGCGTGCGGGCAAAGAGATCGTCGAGCTGCGAGCCTTTCTTGACAAGATATATAACACCAGTGGAAAACCGGAAGATATCGCCTCCTTGACCGACGGGGAGATCGCGGATCTGGCACAAAATCTCCAGGATGGAGTGCCCTTCGCCACACCGGTATTTGATGGCGCCACGGAGCAGGAAATCAAGGACATGCTTGAACTTGCCGGTTTACCGCGTTCAGGACAGGTGACCCTTCATGATGGCCGTACCGGGGAGGCCTTCGATCGTCCGGTTACCGTCGGTTACATGCATGTGCTGAAGCTGCACCACCTGGTGGACGACAAGATGCACGCCCGTTCAACCGGTCCTTACAGCCTGGTTACCCAGCAGCCGCTCGGAGGCAAAGCCCAGTTCGGGGGCCAGCGTTTCGGAGAAATGGAGGTGTGGGCGCTCGAAGCGTACGGATCCGCCTATACGCTGCAGGAAATGCTGACAGTCAAATCGGACGATGTGAACGGGCGCACGAAAGTATACGAGAGCATTGTGAAGGGCGACCACAAGATCGATGCAGGCATGCCGGAATCCTTCAACGTGCTGGTGAAGGAAATCCGGTCCCTGGCCATGGATATCGACCTGGAGCGGCATTAGCAGTTTTTGTTTGGGGGTACGAGAATCAGATACCTTTTTGCTGCTTTTGCCTTTGCTTTTTCACCGGATAATTTTTTGCATAGACCCCTGATCAACAGGAGTGACAAATGAAAGCACTGCTTGATTTATTCAAACAGGTTACCCAGAAAGAAGAGTTCGATTCTATCAAGATCGGGCTGGCTTCTCCCGAGAAAATACGTTCCTGGTCCTATGGTGAGGTGAAGAAGCCGGAAACCATCAATTATCGTACGTTCAAGCCCGAGCGAGACGGCTTGTTCTGCGCAAAAATCTTCGGTCCCGTAAAGGATTACGAGTGTCTTTGCGGGAAATACAAGCGTTTGAAGCATCGCGGCGTGATCTGCGAGAAATGCGGTGTCGAGGTCACGTTATCCAAAGTGCGGCGCGAACGCATGGGCCATATCGAACTGGCATCCCCGGTGGCGCACATCTGGTTCCTGAAATCATTGCCATCCCGATTGGGGATGGTGCTGGATATGACTTTGCGCGACATAGAGCGGGTGCTCTATTTCGAGGCGTATGTAGTAACGGATCCGGGACTGACGCCTCTCCAGCGATGCCAGTTGCTGACGGATGACGATTACAGGGCCAAAACCGAAGAATACGGGGATGATTTCCGCGCCAGCATGGGTGCGGAAGGTATTCGTGATCTATTGAATACCCTGAATATTCGTGTGGAAATCGATGATCTTCGCCGCGAAATGGGAACGACCGGCTCCGAAACGAAGATGAAGAAGATTTCCAAGCGTCTGAAAGTGTTGGAGGCATTCAGCAAATCCGGTATCAAACCGGAGTGGATGATCCTGGCCGTGCTGCCCGTACTGCCCCCCGAACTGCGCCCACTGGTGCCGCTGGATGGAGGACGTTTTGCAACTTCCGATCTCAACGATTTGTATCGCCGCGTCATCAACCGCAATAACCGGTTGAAACGCTTGCTCGAACTGAAGGCACCGGAAATTATTGTGCGCAACGAGAAGCGCATGCTGCAGGAAGCAGTGGATTCACTACTGGATAACGGCCGTCGTGGTAAAGCCATGACGGGCGCCAACAAACGCCCGTTGAAATCGCTTGCGGATATGATCAAGGGCAAGGGCGGGCGTTTTCGCCAGAACCTGCTTGGAAAACGCGTGGATTATTCCGGACGGTCGGTCATCGTGGTGGGACCGCAGCTCAAGCTGCACCAGTGCGGTTTACCCAAGAAAATGGCCCTGGAATTATTCAAACCCTTTATCTTCAACAAGCTGGAGATAATGGGTATCGCCAGCACCATAAAGGCTGCGAAACGTGAGGTCGAAAACGAAAGTCCGATCGTGTGGGACATTCTGGAAGATGTCATTCGCGAGCACCCTGTAATGCTGAACCGGGCGCCAACTCTGCACCGGCTGGGTATTCAGGCGTTTGAGCCGGTCCTGATAGAAGGCAAAGCTATCCAACTGCATCCGTTGGTATGCGCCGCATTCAATGCGGACTTTGACGGCGACCAGATGGCAGTCCATGTACCGCTTTCGCTGGAAGCGCAAATGGAGTGCCGCACGCTGATGATGTCGACCAACAACGTCTTGTCGCCCGCTAACGGCGAACCTATTATCGTGCCGTCACAGGACATCGTGCTGGGACTGTACTACACCACGCGCGAGAAGGTTAATGCGCGGGGCGAGGGTATGTATTTCGCCAATATCAGCGAAGTTTCCCGTGCCTACGAGAATCGCGTTATCGAGCTGAATGCCCGGATTTTCGTAAGGATCCGCGAATACGAGCTTGCGGACGGAGAGCGGCGCGAGAAGATCACGCGTTATGAAACCACGGTAGGACGCGCATTATTGTCGGAGATTCTCCCTGCCGGGCTGCCTTTCCCGCTGATCAACAAGGTACTCAAGAAAAAAGAAATCTCCAAGCTCATCAATGCAAGCTTCCGTCGTTGTGGCCTGCGCGAAACCGTGATTTTTGCCGATAAGCTGATGTATGCCGGTTTCAGCTATGCGACTCGGGCTGGGATTTCGATTTGCCTGGATGATATGCTTACCCCCGCGCAGAAGGATGCGATCATCAGTGCCTCCGAGAAGGAAGTGCAGGAGATCGAGCTTCAGTATACGTCCGGTCTTGTCACCCAGGGCGAACGTTACAACAAGGTCGTGGACATATGGGGCCGCGCAGGCGACCAGGTTGCCAAGGCGATGATGGATCAGCTCGGGGTCGAGCCGATCATCGATCCGGAAACCGGAACTGCTAAAACGGGCGAGTCAGGAAAACCCTTGATTCAGGAATCGTTCAATTCCATCTATATGATGGCGGATTCGGGGGCCCGCGGTTCTGCTGCCCAGATCCGTCAGTTGGCAGGTATGCGCGGGCTGATGGCCAAGCCGGATGGGTCAATCATCGAGACGCCCATCACGGCTAATTTCCGCGAGGGATTGAACGTTCTGCAGTACTTTATTTCCACTCACGGTGCGCGCAAGGGTCTGGCCGATACGGCGCTGAAGACGGCCAATTCAGGCTATCTTACCCGCCGGCTTGTCGATGTGACGCAGGATCTGGTTGTAACCCAGGAGGACTGTGGCACCAGCAACGGCGTGGTGATGAAGGCATTGGTCGAAGGTGGCGAAGTCATCGAAGCGTTGCGCGAGCGCATTCTCGGCCGTGTGGTGGCCAACGATATTATCAATCCCGAGCATCAGGCGGTGATTTATCCGGCAGGTATGCTGTTGGATGAAAATGCAGTGGATACCATCGAGATGCTGGGTATAGATGAAGTGAAGGTTCGCACTCCGCTTACCTGTGAAACCCGCTATGGTCTATGTGCCAAATGTTATGGACGCGATCTGGGGCGCGGTACGCCGGTCAATGTTGGCGAAGCGGTGGGAGTGATCGCTGCCCAGTCGATCGGGGAGCCGGGTACCCAATTGACCATGCGTA contains the following coding sequences:
- the rpoC gene encoding DNA-directed RNA polymerase subunit beta', which translates into the protein MKALLDLFKQVTQKEEFDSIKIGLASPEKIRSWSYGEVKKPETINYRTFKPERDGLFCAKIFGPVKDYECLCGKYKRLKHRGVICEKCGVEVTLSKVRRERMGHIELASPVAHIWFLKSLPSRLGMVLDMTLRDIERVLYFEAYVVTDPGLTPLQRCQLLTDDDYRAKTEEYGDDFRASMGAEGIRDLLNTLNIRVEIDDLRREMGTTGSETKMKKISKRLKVLEAFSKSGIKPEWMILAVLPVLPPELRPLVPLDGGRFATSDLNDLYRRVINRNNRLKRLLELKAPEIIVRNEKRMLQEAVDSLLDNGRRGKAMTGANKRPLKSLADMIKGKGGRFRQNLLGKRVDYSGRSVIVVGPQLKLHQCGLPKKMALELFKPFIFNKLEIMGIASTIKAAKREVENESPIVWDILEDVIREHPVMLNRAPTLHRLGIQAFEPVLIEGKAIQLHPLVCAAFNADFDGDQMAVHVPLSLEAQMECRTLMMSTNNVLSPANGEPIIVPSQDIVLGLYYTTREKVNARGEGMYFANISEVSRAYENRVIELNARIFVRIREYELADGERREKITRYETTVGRALLSEILPAGLPFPLINKVLKKKEISKLINASFRRCGLRETVIFADKLMYAGFSYATRAGISICLDDMLTPAQKDAIISASEKEVQEIELQYTSGLVTQGERYNKVVDIWGRAGDQVAKAMMDQLGVEPIIDPETGTAKTGESGKPLIQESFNSIYMMADSGARGSAAQIRQLAGMRGLMAKPDGSIIETPITANFREGLNVLQYFISTHGARKGLADTALKTANSGYLTRRLVDVTQDLVVTQEDCGTSNGVVMKALVEGGEVIEALRERILGRVVANDIINPEHQAVIYPAGMLLDENAVDTIEMLGIDEVKVRTPLTCETRYGLCAKCYGRDLGRGTPVNVGEAVGVIAAQSIGEPGTQLTMRTFHIGGAASRTAVASQVESKSNGIVRYSPTMRYVTNARNELIAISRSGEVVIQDDNGRERERHKAPYGATLLIRDGEVVKAGQVLAAWDPHTRPIITEYSGKVRFENVEEGVTVAKQIDEVTGLSTLVVIDPKRRGVVQTKGLRPVVKLLDEEGKEVRLAGSNLPVHITFQVGSIITVRDGQQVSVGEVLARIPQESSKTRDITGGLPRVAELFEARSPKDAGVLAEVTGIVSFGKDTKGKQRLVITDLDGVSHEYLIPKDKHVTAHDGQVVNKGESIVDGPADPHDILRLLGVEALARYITDEVQDVYRLQGVKINDKHIEVIVRQMLRRVQIVDSGDTRFIPGEQVERAEMLAENEQVELEGKRPATYEYMLLGITKASLSTDSFISAASFQETTRVLTEAAIMGKKDDLRGLKENVIVGRLIPAGTGLTFHNTRKRQRLMLDTGEAPPLSEEETGEIRNSGYAV